One Vespula pensylvanica isolate Volc-1 chromosome 1, ASM1446617v1, whole genome shotgun sequence genomic region harbors:
- the LOC122628716 gene encoding uncharacterized protein LOC122628716: protein MKMNNQREDAQRNRDRRLRDLRSRSNASSPIEKFEDLRQAMRLIKDLENHGPAGLIHLAALAYVTGSPIRIWDSQHELRRTVGEENDGIPIDVEFHIIDKDNTGHWTFRGRGQPKDVHTDLNNCLFSVIAEQTGINAAELRQRTIQQLKRNVRLLANYMKEILWLEQKNRIVLLTGGARYIGTSAADASKILDDSQNKLCHGGYFEGHPRGHASAPYAFGYLDSAESYSENNWKSAFMNRDDQDKAAHAALSSPEAQAAIEKLNQGSYSEQVCINLNTLDSSEEFNKGLEFMDGNPIRQRRIRQLVLVLRHQQDKYNDPEGAVFVQTFYPKLY, encoded by the coding sequence atgaaaatgaataatcaAAGAGAAGATGCACAGAGAAATCGGGATCGTAGGCTGCGAGACTTGCGTTCAAGATCGAATGCATCCTCGCCGATCGAAAAATTTGAGGATCTTCGTCAAGCGATGAGATTAATCAAAGACCTAGAAAATCATGGACCAGCTGGTTTGATCCATCTTGCAGCTTTAGCTTACGTAACTGGTTCACCGATAAGAATTTGGGATTCGCAACATGAATTAAGACGAACAGTTGGTGAAGAAAATGATGGAATTCCGATAGACGTAGAATTCcatataatagataaagataatacAGGTCATTGGACCTTTCGGGGTAGAGGTCAACCGAAAGATGTCCATACCGATCTAAATAATTGTCTTTTTTCTGTAATCGCCGAACAAACAGGGATAAATGCTGCCGAATTAAGACAAAGAACGATAcaacaattaaaaagaaatgtaagatTGTTAGCAAATTATATGAAAGAGATTCTCTGgttagaacaaaaaaatagaatagttTTGTTGACTGGTGGAGCTCGATATATCGGTACATCGGCCGCGGACGCATCAAAAATCTTAGATGACTCACAAAATAAGCTTTGTCATGGAGGTTATTTTGAGGGACATCCTAGAGGACATGCTTCCGCCCCTTATGCCTTTGGGTACTTGGATAGCGCAGAAAGTTATTCGGAAAACAATTGGAAAAGCGCTTTTATGAATAGAGATGATCAAGACAAGGCTGCACATGCCGCATTGTCTAGTCCTGAAGCTCAAGCAGCTATAGAAAAACTGAACCAAGGTTCGTACTCCGAACAGGTTTGCATAAATCTAAATACTTTGGATTCGTCAGAGGAATTTAATAAAGGTTTAGAATTTATGGATGGTAATCCCATACGTCAAAGGAGAATACGCCAACTTGTTCTTGTCTTACGTCATCAACAGGACAAATATAATGATCCCGAGGGGGCTGTTTTCGTGCAAACTTTTTATCCGAAGCTATACTGA
- the LOC122628713 gene encoding nucleolar pre-ribosomal-associated protein 1: protein MSPVIIEETTEIMSASDGRKKRKRNRSFLINGVENKQVNGVDETNSNNTIIEDENNTEGHKKKKRKLSKISVNEITKDNDKTSVEIKEDQDEISDKKVVKIKVKGLSGKYFRKALTSPNGFDELKTFVTICTENRKKDLASEYLLAGGNILEVLRLLDSSDKKNINKATTVFTAINILIMKILANFPQNLPSAEEACRHLINSHLSSVHSMLSTQSSAKQHKVILKLLTAIVSLGGSLPRELVAHLSFQPKVIESLLQHVKPSDSQNVRTCYIHFILAFLIEGNITVIRSLLDKGDVLTSIFPGLIYDKPEIINLVLVSIKKYILENPGISKTLKLYVFSTPIVQSLVSLYNWKGPNNWSKDKRNKTATKDVPAEEKELVTNIVHDFLITLLTSHRHGIIFHDRTIGTSRDKHNNQLISTVLQSLDRHWEHVKPSDLVVKIMAACPSLIRSQLIYLESYLEPRVSKKWISVMTFIKQIIETVDMDMCLKTCSPELNISQLTNAIGSLCVPSLLIKAVIIPSLNHSSIIVRHEAMELLLSMINQMKKYLLATKSYNINIFEVKTNVMDYIMKTVPNLNIILKVWTDAFVVTTDANNLLEDNCLSEPSKQKHFSTILNVLHIYNDICPELLDTTLDVQPNLLFSGLNNLYDVDDDELIILRIKAIQFLLALDSSEFAPSKTTFAETFLFLSLLLNENSSMISSYAKAATKTLLNITGIFEGCQEQMDIWINGLCNVHDSVDKAEIINWLIKHIKITTKHMDKYVNMIIKAEESANADEVINANTLKNIFYELYIIEDKNEKDKNVKKFYMQSATSISPILCCAIHKLKMTSTSVLLQYISYILIHTLHYQVNPEPLIYLITDIQDLQAEKYLLSWCPNNNPISIPKIFSSMNIMHKLSKALMKDSTILQLNELFTGDMKLIFKYENEEVIVNHALSTYEIIVLLKMSTFYFTHDIRKNNLNEVKFNNYKRVIICLLNIANTVTSEDNSTFVQNFVKTIFNHPVILQYFSFYRDENAIGSRITNLILDICQIVIDEYKLSITDLLTPYKNKAILQIEKIVHKSHDQCTSTYKNIVMLLEQLQFTAGDIVYLLSTLSKLEKNMFMLKNTSSLSICGYIFPKLLQLLYNEKIRSVHSEVSKLDTHFVKKAFSYLIFLKQHHVSDINLWETALQEYLYYFPHNIAAIDTNMFKSILRKNIEVTNAQLISFLLSRNVKFLPSFIQYAIKSENIKENTHLLSIIENNLKYEWKEELIKKLSDSYKDEILHYITHPAESKKWIEENVNVICYIIDNTFDLGTCKDICYTVLQIGDQLDMVHTCYIQLLQSLYYKYALLEEDDIQVIMNFVQILFHIITLTLKKESKNIEKLTLLCEKLNSAINYLKEKKNGFIFEDLSTNHSWPQFTRFSLKLGFTLTKDNKIYLPILKTLCTLCEVICKDDSNNEYAKTIFEMTISHSEFVNIMLKSSIIKRDVIQLLWILIQKNKSVMVSSHIPLYLAAYGATLSETDQLILLILQYYERNNVKINEYRPYLWGNAAAIHYSVKGDVSTALWRQPSTFEVLGLFEKEIVENTIKYYPISRSLQSSELYNAGDIYDPAFYLPLLCYLLSDNNIVACYKITQSGALALILMACSSNHSEVRMAAYTAISRYYFHLESSSFKEKVLWMRLIDSLRNGILSTEINLQDMRIICLVSTFLARTSIIATQPLHPLYLPLHNFLMAKPALDLNTIPELLQLFHSSDVHHKEHRHWILETIRDGIKTERDVDIACKCMLYKMLLDFFTCLLSDIKTKKLILEVIDSSTRIPKSCLLLIRGYGLLFWLTETVIRLENCDAQYVTLFINIVSNILKALLCAKQEYDSHKVLLLKILLSLKTRLTIGISMFSFEQYLSLLQKLLVSKDLDNVISKEDMKDIVDFSKNLIGKIDEYENMLNHGCEFVGKTENSNMENELEATRTSMRSLVWTWCKYRVR, encoded by the exons atgtCACCAGTGATTATTGAAGAAACTACAGAAATAATGAGTGCCAGTGAtggacgaaagaaacgaaaaaggaatagatcttttcttataaatggtgtagaaaataaacaagtaaATGGCGTTGATGAAACAAATTCAAATAACACTATTATTGAGGATGAAAACAATACTGAAggacataaaaagaaaaaacgtaagCTTTCAAAAATATCTGTGAATGAAATAACCAAGGACAATGATAAAACTTCTGTCGAGATTAAAGAAGACCAAGATGAGATTTCTGATAAAAAAGTtgttaaaattaaagtaaaaggACTATCTGGGAAATATTTCAGGAAAGCTTTGACTTCTCCCAATGGTTTTGATgaattaaaaacatttgtaaCTATATGtacagaaaatagaaaaaaagatttagcTTCTGAATATTTACTTGCCGGTGGAAATATTCTTGAAGTGTTGCGATTGTTAGATAGCTCTGATAAGAAGAATATTAACAAAGCTACTACAGTGTTCACagcgataaatattttgattatgaAGATTTTGGCAAATTTTCCACAGAATCTACCAAGCGCAGAAGAGGCATGTcgtcatttaattaattcacaTTTGTCTTCTGTACATTCGATGTTGTCTACTCAAAGTAGTGCTAAACAGcataaagtaattttaaaattactCACAGCAATTGTATCCTTAGGTGGAAGTCTTCCTAGAGAGCTGGTAGctcatttatcttttcaacCTAAGGTTATAGAATCTCTTTTACAACATGTAAAACCATCAGATTCGCAAAATGTAAGAACATGTTACATTCACTTCATCCTTGCATTTTTAATAGAAGGAAATATTACAGTTATTAGATCATTATTAGATAAAGGAGATGTACTTACTAGCATTTTTCCTGGATTGATTTATGATAAACCAGAGATAATCAATTTAGTATTGgttagtataaaaaaatatattttagaaaatccTGGTATTagtaaaacattaaaattgtATGTTTTCTCTACACCTATTGTTCAAAGTTTAGTTTCCCTTTATAATTGGAAAGGGCCAAATAACTGGTCTAAGGATAAACGTAACAAAACTGCTACAAAAGATGTTCctgcagaagaaaaagagcttGTTACTAATATAGTACATGATTTTTTAATCACTTTGCTCACATCTCATCGACATGgtataatttttcatgatcGTACTATTGGTACTTCTCGTGACAAACATAATAATCAATTGATAAGTACTGTTCTTCAGAGCTTAGATCGCCATTGGGAACATGTAAAACCATCAGATTTAGTTGTAAAGATAATGGCTGCTTGTCCAAGTCTGATACGATCACAGTTGATCTATTTAGAATCTTATCTAGAACCTAGAGTATCCAAAAAATGGATTTCTGTTATGACATTTATCAAACAAATAATTGAAACAGTAGATATGGATATGTGTTTGAAAACATGTTCTcctgaattaaatatatctcaaTTGACCAATGCCATTGGATCATTATGTGTgccatcattattaataaaagctGTAATTATTCCATCTTTAAATCATTCTAGTATTATCGTACGACATGAAGCTATGGAATTACTTTTAAGTATGATAAATCagatgaagaaatatttattagctacaaaatcgtataatataaatatatttgaagtaAAAACCAATGTGATGGATTACATCATGAAGACTGTACCTAATTtaaacataatattaaaagtatggACAGATGCTTTTGTAGTAACTACTGatgcaaataatttattagagGACAATTGTTTATCTGAGCCATCTAAACAGAAGcatttttctacaattttaaatgtgcttcatatatataatgatatatgtcCAGAACTTTTGGATACAACATTGGATGTACAaccaaatttattattttctggattaaataatttatatgatgtGGATGatgatgaattaattattctaaggATTAAAGCAATACAGTTTTTGCTTGCCTTAGATTCATCTGAATTTGCACCATCTAAGACAACATTTgcagaaacatttttatttctaagtCTTCTtctaaatgaaaattcatctATGATTTCTTCATATGCAAAAGCAGCTACCAaaacgttattaaatataacaggAATATTTGAAGGATGTCAAGAACAAATGGACATATGGATTAATGGTTTATGCAATGTACATGATTCTGTGGACAAAGCAGAGATAATAAATTGGCTTATAAAACACATTAAAATTACTACTAAACATATGGATAAGTatgtaaatatgataataaaggCAGAAGAATCTGCCAATGCAGATGAGGTAATTAATGCTAACACATTGAAGAACATATTTTATGAACTTTATATtattgaagataaaaatgagaaggaCAAGAATGTTAAAAAGTTCTATATGCAATCAGCTACATCAATTTCGCCTATCTTATGTTGTGcaattcataaattaaaaatgacttCTACTTCTGTcctattacaatatatatcttatatattaatacatacactACATTATCAAGTTAATCCAGAacctttaatatatttgatcaCGGATATTCAAGATCTTCAAGCAGAAAAATACTTACTTAGTTGGTGTCCCAATAATAATCCTATAAGTAtaccaaaaatattttcatctatGAATATCATGCACAAATTAAGTAAAGCATTAATGAAAGATTCTACAATTCTACAATTGAACGAACTGTTCACTGgagatatgaaattaatttttaaatatgaaaatgaagaagtaaTAGTAAATCATGCCTTATCGACATATGAAATTATTGTACTGCTAAAAATgagtacattttattttacacacgatattcgtaaaaataatttaaatgaagttaaatttaataattataaaagagtcataatatgtttattaaatatagcGAATACCGTTACGAGTGAAGATAATTCTACATTTGTacaaaatttcgtaaaaacaatttttaatcatccagtaattttgcaatatttttctttctatcgcgATGAGAATGCTATTGGAAGTagaataacaaatttaattcttgATATTTGTCAAATAGTAATTGATGAATATAAGTTGTCTATAACTGATTTACTTACGCCATATAAAAATAAGGCTATActacaaattgaaaaaatagtaCATAAAAGTCATGATCAATGTACTTCCACGTATAAAAACATTGTTATGTTACTGGAACAATTGCAATTTACTGCAGGAGATATTGTATATTTGCTTAGTACATTATCAAAactggaaaaaaatatgtttatgttaaaaaatacatcTAGTTTATCGATATGTGGATACATTTTTCCAAAGTTATTGCAACTTTTATACAATGAAAAAATCAGATCTGTTCATTCTGAAGTATCAAAATTAGATACACACTTTGTTAAGAAGGCATTTTCATATTTGATCTTTTTAAAACAACATCACGTATCAGATATTAATCTATGGGAAACAGCTTTACaagaatatctatattatttccCTCATAACATTGCTGCTATTGATACAA ATATgtttaaatcaattttgagaaaaaatattgaagttACAAATGCACAATTGATCTCATTTTTACTTAGtagaaatgtaaaatttttaccTTCATTTATACAATATGCAATTAAatctgaaaatataaaagaaaatacacacTTGCTATccataatagaaaataatttgaaatacgAATGGAaggaagaattaataaaaaaattaagtgaTTCTTATAAGGatgaaatattacattatataacgCATCCAGCAGAATCTAAAAAATggatagaagaaaatgtaaatgtcatttgttatataattgataacaCATTTG atttagGAACCTGCAAAGACATATGCTACACTGTCTTACAAATTGGTGATCAATTAGACATGGTTCATACATGTTATATACAGTTATTGCAGagtttatattacaaatatgcACTTTTAGAGGAAGATGATATTCaagtaataatgaattttgttcaaatactttttcacataattacattaacattaaaaaaggaatctaaaaatatagagaagCTAACACTTTTATGTGAAAAACTGAACAGTgcaatcaattatttaaaagagaaaaagaatggttttatttttgaagattTAAGTACAAATCATTCTTGGCCACAATTTACACGTTTTTCACTGAAGTTAGGATTTACATTAACGAAggataacaaaatatatctaccaatattaaaaactttatGCACATTATGTGAAGTGATATGCAAAGATGATAGTAATAACGAGTATGCTAAGACGATATTTGAAATGACGATTTCTCATTCcgaatttgttaatattatgttaaaatcttctataataaaaa GAGATGTAATACAGTTGTTATGGATCCTCATCCAGAAAAATAAGTCTGTAATGGTATCATCACATATACCACTTTATTTAGCAGCTTATGGTGCTACCCTTTCTGAAACAGATCAACTTATTTTGCtt ATACTACAATATTATGAACGTAATAATGTCAAAATTAACGAATACCGTCCGTATTTGTGGGGTAATGCAGCAGCTATACATTACAGTGTCAAAGGTGATGTAAGCACTGCACTTTGGAGGCAACCTTCTACTTTTGAAGTATTAggattatttgaaaaagaaatcgtcgaAAATACTATCAAATATTATCCAATAAGTAGATCATTACAG AGTAGTGAACTGTATAATGCAGGTGATATTTATGACCCAGCATTCTACTTACCTTTACTGTGTTACTTACTATCggataataatatcgtagcATGCTATAAAATAACACAGAGCGGAGCTTTGGCTCTTATCTTAATGGCATGTAGTAGCAATCACAGCGAAGTTCGTATGGCAGCATATACTGCTATTtcaagatattattttcatcttgaATCATCAAG tttcaaagaaaaagtactTTGGATGCGACTTATCGATTCCTTACGTAACGGAATATTATCAACAGAAATCAATTTGCAAGATATGCGTATAATTTGTTTAGTATCTACATTTTTAGCCAGAACATCTATAATAGCTACTCAACCATTACATCCCCTTTATTTGCCActtcataattttcttatgGCCAAGCCAGCATTGGATTTGAACACAATACcagaattattacaattatttcataGTTCTGATGTTCATCATAAGGAACACCGACATTGGATTTTAGAAACTATTCGTGATGGTATCAAAACGGAAAGGGATGTAGACATTGCATGTAAATGCATGCTATACAAGATGCTATTAGATTTCTTTACTTGTTTGTTATCAGATATAAAAACGAAg AAACTCATACTAGAAGTAATTGACTCGAGCACGAGAATTCCTAAATCATGTCTTTTACTTATACGAGGATACGGATTACTTTTTTGGTTGACAGAGACCGTGATACGATTGGAAAATTGTGACGCTCAATATGTAACTCTTTTCATTAACATCGTctctaatattttaaaagcCCTCTTATGTGCCAAGCAAGAATATGATTCTCACAaagttttgttattaaaaattctcttatCTTTGAAAACACGTTTGACTATAGGAATAAGTATGTTCTCATTCGAGCAGTATCTTAGccttttacaaaaattacttGTATCAAAGGATCTAGATAACGTTATAAGTAAAGAGGATATGAAAGATATCGttgatttttctaaaaatcttATTGGGAAAATAGACGAATATGAGAATATGTTGAATCATGGTTGTGAATTCGTTGGTAAGACGGAAAATTCCAATATGGAGAACGAATTGGAAGCAACGCGAACAAGTATGCGATCGTTGGTTTGGACATGGTGCAAATACAGAGTGAGATGA
- the LOC122637824 gene encoding post-GPI attachment to proteins factor 3: protein MSKPVWIICLIFQTFCVINVIASTGDRSQIYNQCLMKYRINHCKDDTTFINPPSLFLSLLSWSCIEDCRYTCMWHTVEYFVNHGLTVPQFYGKWPFIRIFGCQEPASVLFSIFNFYAHWVLYWKFKRIVKSKYPMFYIWTYFSFICLNGWFWSTIFHARDTDFTEVMDYSCAFAIVLTLLYCMSLRITYKSTKTFIILTCCYISILYTHLTHLWSGAINYGYNMKFNIIIGFLTFVITMSWWYHVRYEIPHAYLIGWFNILAVLVTLLEVLDFSPIFWIFDAHSLWHGFTAPLTILLYRFITLDCLYLKIYHNKTILNMHHIH from the exons ATGTCAAAACCGGTATGGAtaatttgtttgatttttcaaacattttgtGTCATAAATGTAATTGCATCAACGGGAGATAGATCGCAGATTTACAATCAGTGTCTTATGAAATATCGTATCAATCACTGTAAAGATG ATACTACTTTTATTAATCCACCATCTCTATTcctttcgttattatcatGGTCTTGCATTGAAGATTGTAGGTATACCTGTATGTGGCATACAGTTGAGTATTTTGTAAATCATGGTTTAACAGTGCCACAATTTTATGGAAAA TGGCcatttatacgtatttttGGATGCCAAGAACCAgcttctgttttattttcaatatttaatttttatgctCATTGGGTATTGTATtggaaatttaaaagaatagtaaaatcaaaatatcCCATGTTCTATATTTGGACATATTTTAGTTTT ATTTGTTTAAATGGATGGTTTTGGTCTACAATTTTTCATGCACGTGATACAGACTTCACTGAAGTAATGGATTACTCTTGTGCATTTGCTATTGTactaacattattatattgtatgtCATTaag AATAACATACAAAAGTAccaaaacttttattatacttacttGTTGTTatattagtattttatatacacatctaaCACACTTATGGTCTGGAGCAATTAACTATGGATacaatatgaaatttaatataataatag GTTTCTTAACTTTTGTAATAACAATGTCATGGTGGTACCATGTTAGATATGAGATACCTCATGCATATCTCATTGGTTGGTTTAATATCTTAGCAGTTCTTGTTACTTTATTAGAAGTGCTTGATTTTTCACCAATATTTTGGATTTTTGATGCTCATTCTTTATGGCATGGATTTACAGCTCCACTTACTATTTTGCTATAtag GTTTATAACTTTAGATTGTTTGTATTTGAAGATATATCACaacaaaacaatattaaatatgcatCATATCCATTGA